The window TTACGCGTTATGCTTTTTTATGAAAATAACCGAAGCGAACCTTATGATTATTATGATATAGATATAAGCAAGGAAGATACGGGAAGATATATTTTTCTTTCTTTTGATGATGTTTTGACGCGCGTAAATCTTTGCGTACGGTTTTCGGACGAAACCGTTAAGGTTTTAGCGGAATCGAATTTTATTCACCTTAACCGAAAAAATATCCCGAATGCTCTTTGCCTTCTGGAAAATAATGTTAATACGGTTTCGGCTCTTTCAGGTATTTCAATTTTAAAAAAGAGCCATTTTAAAAATTACAGACAAGCATTCCGCGATAATAAAGATGAGGAGGAAAAAAGTGAAAAATAATAAATTTGTTTTTATTTTAGATGCTCATCTTCCGTATATACCCAGCGAAGCGGACGGCGGAATTGAACAGGACAGACTTTTTGATTCTCTTTCGTATACATATTTGCCCGTTATAAAAATGTGTGAAAATTTAAAAAAAGATACTCCGTTTAAAATGGGTATTGTTTTTGAACCGGCTCTTTGCGAAATGCTTGCAGACGTTTTTTTTCAAGAGCGGTATAAAAAACACATTGAACGTAAAATTGAATTTGCAAAAAAAGAATTGGAACGCTGCGCAGGTTGCGAAAAAACCAAAAAACTTATTCAATATAATTTAAAGGTATTCAGCGACGATAAGCGCACCTTTGAAGATTGCGGCGGAAATATTTTAAAAAAATTCGATATGCTTTCAAAAGAAGGATATATAGAAATATTGGCTACAACTGCAACCAGTTGTTTTTTACCGTTTTTTGAAAGTATGCCTGAAGCCGTTTCGGCTCAAATTGAAATGGGGCAGATAAATTACAGAAAGCATTTCAGCTCCATACCTTCGGGATTTTGGCTGCCCGCTTTGGCTTACTGCGAAGGTTTGGAAGAAATTATCAGAAGTTACGGTTACAGCTATACTCTTGTAGAAACAAGAGCTTTTTTGCTTGCCGATAAGGCTCCTCCCGCAGGGATATTCGCTCCGGCCGCCGCTGAAAACGGCTTGATTTTTTTAGCTTCGGATGCACCCGCATGCCGTTCGGTTTACGATAAAGCCGATTCTTTTTCTTCAAATCCCGTGTACATGGACGTTGAAAACGATGTGGGATTTAAATTACCCGAGAAGTACCTTGCCTCCGTGTTCGATACGTCAAGGGGCAGAAGACCTATAGGTTTCAGATATTGGGCAAAAGACGAAGATGAGTCTATATATGATATAGAAAAGGCTCGGGAACAAATTGAAATAGATGCGAAAACTTTTGTAGAAGCAAGAATTTCAACATTAAATTCGGTACGGGATACAACTGTTGTTAGAAGCCCGGTTTCCGTGTTTATTTGCTCTTCCGATTTTTTAGGGAAAAGATGGTGCGAAGGAATTGCTTGGATTGAGCGTGTTTTTAAATTGATAAGCGAAAGCGAATCAATAGAAGCCGTTTTACCCGAACAAGCCGCTCATATTTCAAAACAGGTTTATACCGTTAAACCGTTTTTTTCCTCTTTATTTGATTCCGGATATGCCGCAGAACTTTTAACCGGTAAAACCGATTGGATGTATAGATATATGCTGAAGATGACGGAACGTATGATTAAACTTACGGAAATGTTTCCCGAAGAGGGAGGCTTAAAAGAAAGGGTTTTAAATGCTGCTGCC is drawn from Treponema pedis and contains these coding sequences:
- a CDS encoding 1,4-alpha-glucan branching protein domain-containing protein, with protein sequence MKNNKFVFILDAHLPYIPSEADGGIEQDRLFDSLSYTYLPVIKMCENLKKDTPFKMGIVFEPALCEMLADVFFQERYKKHIERKIEFAKKELERCAGCEKTKKLIQYNLKVFSDDKRTFEDCGGNILKKFDMLSKEGYIEILATTATSCFLPFFESMPEAVSAQIEMGQINYRKHFSSIPSGFWLPALAYCEGLEEIIRSYGYSYTLVETRAFLLADKAPPAGIFAPAAAENGLIFLASDAPACRSVYDKADSFSSNPVYMDVENDVGFKLPEKYLASVFDTSRGRRPIGFRYWAKDEDESIYDIEKAREQIEIDAKTFVEARISTLNSVRDTTVVRSPVSVFICSSDFLGKRWCEGIAWIERVFKLISESESIEAVLPEQAAHISKQVYTVKPFFSSLFDSGYAAELLTGKTDWMYRYMLKMTERMIKLTEMFPEEGGLKERVLNAAAREVFLMQAFYWPFYGATTELQEFAENRFLEHIKAFTVAYESLGADAPDAKWLSEREHKYPIFKEINYRSFCKKR